One segment of Shewanella piezotolerans WP3 DNA contains the following:
- the rbfA gene encoding 30S ribosome-binding factor RbfA: MAKEFSRTRRIAQQLQQELAVVLQRDMKDPRIGFVTVNDVDVSRDLSYAKVFVTFFEEDEKLVQEKVEALDAAAGYIRSLVAGRMKLRVMPELRFIYDSSLVEGMRMSNLVSRVISDDEAKQQEHGTVENAKQDGDKAEDDK, encoded by the coding sequence ATGGCAAAAGAATTTAGTCGTACACGCCGTATTGCACAGCAACTGCAACAAGAGTTAGCTGTCGTTCTTCAGCGTGATATGAAAGACCCTCGTATTGGCTTTGTAACGGTCAATGACGTTGATGTTTCACGTGATTTAAGCTACGCAAAGGTGTTTGTTACTTTCTTTGAAGAAGATGAAAAGCTTGTTCAAGAGAAAGTTGAAGCATTAGATGCCGCAGCAGGCTATATCCGTTCACTGGTTGCAGGTCGTATGAAGTTACGCGTGATGCCTGAACTGCGTTTTATCTATGACAGTTCGCTGGTTGAAGGTATGCGCATGTCGAACCTGGTTAGCCGAGTGATCAGTGATGATGAAGCTAAGCAGCAAGAGCACGGCACAGTTGAAAATGCTAAGCAAGACGGTGACAAGGCTGAGGACGACAAGTAA